gCAAGTTGACAGGAATATGAAttttaacatttgagccgtgccatgagaaaaccaacatagtgggtttgcgaccagcatgaatccagaccagcctgcgcatccgcgcggtctggtcaggctccatgctgttcgcttttaaagcctattggaattggagaaactgttagcggacagcatggatcctgaccagactgcgcggatgcgcaggcaggtctggatccatgctggtcgcatacccactatgttggttttcccatggcgcgccTCATTTAAAGGAAACTCTTGAGTACGGGAGGAACACAGTTATTTTGTGATTgcattaaaagaaagaaatatgcaTGTTACACAGGTATATACGATAAATACATCTATTTATTGTCTGGGTTTCTGTTCTTTGGAGACTTCATATGAAATACGTCGTTTGTAATTTAAGCACGTGTACAAAGGTAGATTTTCATTAGCTTTATTGCATGTTAAAATCTTGTTCGGGccacaaaattattttttgtttaaatgcatTAGAAGTAATCTATTAGATGGTTCCTTTTAGAATCAAAATCAGGTTGATTGTTTCTTTGAAATGATTGTTTTCTTTGAATGTTTGTCTAacaatatttacttaaaaaaggaagaaaaaccGCGCTGCCAGTGCAATGATATTACtcaaataaaagataaatttacAGGACATGCCATGACACGTTTGTTTTGACATCTTGTTGTTTGGCGACTGTTCTTCATACTGGATTCCTTCACTCAATTGGAGTACTTTTTACTGATGTTATGACAACATTCAACAGTACACATGCAGAAACGGCGGTAATACAATCAACAGCTATTGGGATGTCGCTTTGTTCGAGTAGGTAAATCAAATTTAATGGATTTGCAAGCAGTTAATTTATTTCAGTTGATAGTATAATAAAAATGGTTTGGTGTAAATGGAAAACAACTTCAATTTAATTCGCAATAACATTTAATGATAACTGATTTGGTTGCGAATTTTGTACATGATCAAATGATAATTGTTAGACACACTGTATAgaaaaaataaagtattaaaaCAGCAGTTTTAATGGGTAAGTTGTAGATTCGTGCGAAATTTGAGTAAATAACATATGGCAACATTTTTCATCATTTCGACCCATGCATTTTGAGATTTTCTTTTGACGTTCTAGAGTTATAAAATAACTTTCAATGTCGACGAAATCTTTAAAGTTATGACTAAAACGTTTATAACGAGCGTGCCTATAATTTTTGTTCATctaaatacatattaatattttcaacGAATACTAACTGATTTGAATTaaacttaatttataatttttataattactaatCACGCAGTAACGTTATTAAGACTTGACGTGAAAAAAGTACATTATTCATTTGAGATATAAATAAGTTGAGGTCATTATCTGATACCGACCGCCTCAATTatcaatttttttctatatttttataatGCCGTTTCATTTTCTAAATCTAAGAAACCTATTATATTAAGTCAATGAAATTGAGCTTTGAAATCAATTAATTCTACTTGCACTAGGTCATCCATTGTAATCAATTTAAGCGCTATAATTTGAAAACAGATCTGTGTACTCACCCTGTTGCAGTCAGGTAATGTTTACATGCAACGCTTCTCATTCTAAATCTATCTTCATAACTACAGTCCTTTTGTCATCAAATCTTACACGACGCTTCGGGTTGGAAAGGAGATGACATTTTTACCTTGCACTCATTGTGTTTGTGGTCGCAATGGCCATAAATGCGCGGCATTGCACATATTTGTTCATCAATGCAATACCCATAAACGCATATGTCTATGATCGGTTTAATCATAGACgcgaataaaaataatatattatgattGCTAATCATTGTGTTTATTGACGCGCGACATTACACATATTTGTTTATGATCGCAATAACCATAAACACATATGTCTACGATCGCTATAATCTATATAACATGACGCCCATGAAAATAACTGTTTTGATCGCTAGAGTCAAAAACATGCCCTAAAATGTCTGCCAATAAATAAAGGATACACGGGTATACCTCCTAGCATAGCTGATTGAGCGAACGCTGGCTACTAAATTCTACCATTGAATACAAAGGTACTAGATGGAATTTCCTCCCCACTCCGGTTATTTCACCCCAGTGAACCAAGATCGGGAAAAGTAATCCATCAAAGCCCTGAAAGATTAAATACCGACTAAATGATTCCATGGTTAGCCATCGCTGAGACTAAACTATGGGACTAATGACGATTTGACCAATGGTTGGCTAGAATGTTTCGCCACAGCAAACTACCAGTTGTGTTGACTTTTAAGGTCCTCCATAATTCTAGACAAGGTTCAACTATCGTCCCCAATTAAATTCTCGGCCGGCTTATCCTGAAACATGGCGATGGCTTCAAAACGTGTTAATAGGTAGATGTCATTACCAACTGGCTATAAGTGCGTTTCGTCCGAACggtaaaacctaaatgtttgacGATCAATATTAACATGTATAATAGCCCGGCCACAGGAATGCTTTAGAACATGTTGCCTCACTTTCTTACTTATGCGCtttctcttaaaaaaaaaaaacttttaaaataaaatctgcgGTGTATGAGATAACTGGACCCATCTTAGACGGGGTAAAATGTATGTCCTGACAACTAACGCTTCcggaaaatatctgaaaaaatatttcatatattttgttgggtttaacgtcgcaccgacacaattataggtcatatggtgactttccagcctTAATGgaggaagaagaccccaggtgcccctccatgcattattttatcaggatcgggcacctggatagaaacaccgaccttccgtaagccagctggattgcttcctcacatgaagatctgaacgccccgagtaaggctcgaacccacatcaatgaggggcaagtgatttgaagtcagcgaccttaaccactcggccacggaggcccctctgcATAAATAAAAATTGCTTGACAAATTGGAAATAGTAAGATTATTTCCTCCCAGGTGAAGAATGATAATACTAAAGTTCTTGCCTCGAATAAGACTGTATTGTATGCAaactctaaaattgttcaattttcatttccGAAATGCCAGTCCAATAAATGCGCATGTCTCTCACATTGTTCTTGCCTCGTTAAGATGCTCTTTCATCAGCCCAATAAACAATAGAGTCACCAATGATCCATACATCTATAAAGTACGTTTTCAATAAGGTTAAAATAAACGcttattttgactttttaaacTAATCCTGTAGGTCACCACTCTGTGACATGTACGGAGGCCTGATTATAATCGAAAGTAGGTTTTCCTTAGATATACCTTGCATCGCGAACTGGCCCTACCAATAAGAAAACTGTGTGAGCGATACTTCTCTCATACTTCTCTCATTTGGAAGCCATAAGCATGAATGCCTTAGAACCGCAGAAAATTGAGCACGCGTCACTAGTGAACCGTCAATATGGCAAAATGACAATTCACCgcggttatttctaacttgcatTTAACTTTGAAGCTTCTCCTAGCAACATTGATTTCTGTATACGAATAACAGTTGGTATGCCGTACTGAGACTTCTTCTCCATTTTTATCTGCAAATCACGGACTGTGCCGTTGCTGCTACTACCTCACTTTCTAGAAAGAGACCAAAATATGCAAGAGTATAATTATGCGGCAACGCTTGGCAAATACGTATTTATATAGATAGGTTTATCGGAACACGGGCATCTTTCCTTGCAACACTCCAACattttttgacaataaaacatGCTGATGTATCAGGTCAGTTATGAGTTTTATGTTCAAAGCTTATTCCAGCCACATACAAATTAATTCTATTTTGCGGATAGTCAGATTCAAAgcagaaagaaatatacaacacaaTATGAAACAATGGAGCCGGCCACTGATGACTCGAACTGTTTTCGTCGCTAAACCTATTAAAACGTTTCCCTGCATTGCTATAAGAAATGCCTGCATTTTCAGCCATACTATTTCTTATGAGACAATTTACCCTTCCTTGAATTCTTTTAAGAGTCGCCTTGGGACCATTTTGGTTCTGTGTCTGACTCCGGTGGTGCCAACATCCGAAATTTGTCTATCTGTAAACGAGATAACACATCACATAAAACGTTACGAACACTTGTACGCTGAGCCTtaattacaagattttccttCATACATTTGATAATTAAACCTCTTACACTCAGGTACTATCACGTTATCTGATTTCGAGGTCATGCTATTTAAAATGTCCGCTACTGCAAAATTATCACACctacaatgtaaaacaaatatttttattcctTACTTCCCATCCCTAAATAAGAAGCACCGCGAGTATTGGGAACAATTCTAATAATATCCTGTGTAAAGCCTTCTGTAAACCATTCCATTGGCCACTCCGTATATGTCCACTGACCAGAGAAATAAATACCAAAATCTAGGCCTTCACCTGCTGCCTTGTCTGTAAACAAAGAAACTTCAACATTTGACACCCAAAACCTATCAAGAAAAATTGAAATACCATTAACTCCCGGAAAAAATATTTCCACATGAGCAAAGTCTGTTCTGTCTTACACCATTTTTTATACGCAAATGTAGATATAAGGCTTGCTCAGACCGCAACAGGAGTTAATAAGCCTTCTGCAAAAGGGTCTTCCGGAGACAATAGTTCTACATGCAAAATTCAGTATCCCTATCAAGCTCTGTATCGCACCTAACATACAAACCTCATGCATTTGTCAAAACAATCTTTGCTTTTTAATATGTCAGATAGAAACAGTTTCAAATTTGTTATTGAATTTTGAGCGCCGAAAACGAAAAGACTAAGGATAATGTTAACTGTGCATACTATAAATATACATTCGCCGTCAGAAGATTTGACATTAAAGATTTCATACGCATTCGTACTTCTTCGAACTGGACCCAGTGTacgcaaatatttacaaaaatagtaAGGCATTCTTTCTATAGCAAAAGAGCACAATTAATTATCATTTCCATCCACTGATTTTATGTACACTTACTTATCAGCTAGCAAAAACTTTGTAGAGGCTCTTTTTCTTGGTTCTAGTTTAGTTGATTTGCTTAGTTACAGCTAGCTGTGTTACGTTATAATAGTACTACCGTAAtattgaaaaagacgctaaactcgaacacacacacgtacgcacacacgcacgcaacTACACACACCATAACAATTTTACACAGTGGTAGATTTTAAGAACAATGATACTATAAAAATGATAGATCAGAATTCAAAATATCTTATTAATACTATGTTACTCTTTACtaattaaacaatttcttttacaaTTTCTTCTACAATCTAACTAGTATGCAGCATGTTCTGAAATGTTAAGAAGTGTTATAAGGAAGATTTCCGCTGTATATTGTCTATAATTGTTAAGCTGAATAATTCACATTTATAGGTATATTTACTGGAGCTTTAATCAACAAAATAGGCTTGATGGTGACAGGAATGCTCGGTAACCTTGTGGTTAGTTTAAGTTTGATGGTGTGCTTCTTCGCATCTTCCTTGACGTATCTAATTATCGCCATTGGTGTGTTTAGTGGTAAGTGTATTTGTTACAGTGTAAATTTAGCGAcggtttttttaaacataaatgtctTAGATCtacatgttaaaatacaatgaaaatattcTCATCAAAGTAAACAAAAGCTTCATCACTACAGAATGCCGGTAAAGGCAAACATTATGACGCTTGTCTACGGCGTAATTTCATTTCTACTATGGTAGGCAATTACAATTATATCATTGGCTTGAATTATAACGATTGATTTCAATCGTTCGCTTGTTTATGTAATTTATAAAATACGTTAAGAATCTGACCATTTGCACTATCTGTCAATTTCACAGGATCAAAATTTATACCAGTATTAAACGCAGAAATCCATGCAATAGTTCTAGAATACTATTTGAAATAAAACCCCAATATTCTTGTACAGGTTTCAAGAACGTTGTTTTTGCAAAAACATATGGACGATGTAAACAGTCTGAATGACATGAGAACAATACTCAAGTAATTCATCACGTTTCAAACATTATGTTGTTAATCATGTAATGTTCAATTTTGTTGAAGGTTTTGGATTCTCCTGTGTATATATCACATCAGCTTCTGCCGTAAGCCAGCACTTCTCAGGCAGGAAAAGGTTACTATATTTGTCTGTACAAACGTCAGGGGCTGGAATAGGGGGTATGATTTATCCCTTTGTAATAAGATATCTAAGGTAAAGCAAAATTAGTTTTATTGCATCATATTTATAATTAGTTTTATTGCATCATATTTATAATGGACATTTCTTAAGACTCTTCATACGctcacaaaaaataaacatatatagataaacatacatatacacaGACTAGGGTGAAAGTTCTGGGAAAACACTTTATTTAATAGCATGCCTTTTACCAATAAGATCCAGATTTAATCTAGATTAGCGAGCCAGTCATGCGTACAATTTAATGGTTCAATCGTGGTTAATAAGATACTAATACATGTCAagcaatttatttgtttaaaacttgaacaCATGAATGTCTAGTTCTTTTACTTACCCTGTGCCTGAACCTGGTTTCGAACCCCAGGCCTTTGGATTGACTGTCAAGCGTGTTTACACTAGACCACCATGCTGCGTCATCTATATTACACTGACATGAACTTCCAAGCCACCTAAACTGTCTAAAAGCCATTTATAAGCACCATAGAGCATGTATTACTATATCAtctttattatttgtttgcatgTTAATTGGCAATTCTttagcaaaaaattaaaaatgtaagaaCTATGGTATAGATATgagctccatgagaaaaccaaatagTGGTTGCGACACATGATCCGACAGCCTGCGATCGCCATCGTCAGATCTCTGTTCGTAATGTTTCTAATCATGTCTGAAGCGAACTGTCAACCAATGCGCGATGCAGCTGGTTGACCCTGTGTCGAAACCACTTGTTCTCATGGTACAGATATATTAATCtgcataaatattataaatacagcCATAGTATGTAAGTATTTCGTAGTAAATGATAGCTGTGCTgaaatcttattaaaatgatggAATTGCATAACTTTCTGTCAGCAAGCACTGTTTTTTCTACTTTCACCTTTGTGGCAGTGTAATTTCATTGCTTTCTACTTTTCCAAATGTTCGCTACTTTTAAACCTTAAATGTGGTTAGACAAATTTtggcaacattttatgacatttttcacgtTTCGTGTATTCTATTAGAGAATTGTTTAAGACACATGACATATCGttagatatatatgtttttgttttcacatttttttgtaATACCACTCTTAATATGAACGTTTTTAAAAAGCTTATTATTTCTATTGGTTTCAAAGCAATTTCTACTTGAACATTTCGATTCGATATCATTCTGGATATTTCAACAATCAGAGCCAAAACATAACTTTAGAACTGTGTAAATCAAATTATTTCCGATCAACCTTGGTTATGCAACTAAagaggcaaagggaggtaattctaattttacaaacttgcatttcgaATGTCGGCTAAACGCAACTTTTTGACAAATACAGTGCAACAGTTCTCATACCTATATCATTCTCCAGGCTGAATATGTCAATAGAAGTTAATATGCTTATGCCATGGTAGAAAAATcatatttcaatacatttaacGTGAATTAACCAGTCATAAATACGTGAGAATGATCATGTGTTAAAGAGCTCAACTAAGTTagcccccccccctctctctctctctctctctctctctctgtcctttccccccccccccctctctctctctctctctctctctctctctctctatgtTATGAGTTATTTCTCTCGCACTGTCAATGAGGTAAGCTCGCTTTAGGAGGATGATTTTTTCGCCTTGATCGGTTGCCGTTTTACATAAAGTATACTAAAGTCTTGTCATGACGCTATACCACTTTCATATAACATAGcttagcatagcatagcatagcatagcgcATAGCAAAGCATAGCATagcataatataatattataaatgtaatatattataATTGACATTGACGAGTTGCAAAAATATAAAGTTCATAGTTCAATCtgtattttacatgtttaaataaagcTGATGATATACCATAGACAACTGATTATTCATTTAGCGTCAACATAGTAAATGTCTAATAGGTATAATATTCTTACAGTGATTTGTATGGGTTCAGAGGTTCATTGCTTATCACTGGAGCACTTGTAATGAACACGGTCCCCGGAAGTATCCTTTGGAAACAACACTGTAACACAAGCAAGAGTGAAGAACATACAGTCGTAACAAATAAAATCGGTGAATTTCAAACACGCTTTCAAGTGCAAACAGAAGACAATGGTGAAAACATTACGATAgctaaatcaaaacaaacatcaACAACAGAAGTTTCAGATTCTTTGTATGTTAGCCAGTATCCAGTTCTACTGGGTGAAATAAAAACCAAGACTGTTACCGTCGAAAGTAGTCTGGCCCGATCTCCCATTTCTAAAAACAGTAAAGGTGACCAAAAATGGTTTGAAATTATCAAACAACTATTGCTGActaaatgtttaatgttttttgCATTTGGAATTGTCATTTCTTTCCCAGCTCTAAATTCAATTCGTATTTTTGTTGCTGATATATACTTAGACAATGGACTGACCAATGAAGACGTGTCATTGGGGCTGTTTTTGATCAATGTGATGAGTACATTAGGACGCTTGTTTCCGGGCATATCACTGCAGTCTAAACGCATTACACCATTAGTTTTGCCATTACTTAATGCCGTGATGTCTGCCGTTCTATTATTTTCCTTTACTTTAGTCAAATCGCACTGGTTGATAATCGTTTTATCAGGTGCAGTTGGCATACTTATAGGAATGAATGTATCTTTGTTTCATTTAATCACTCTGAAATTTGTAGGCTCTAAAACACTACCGATTGCTATTGGAATGTTCCGTACACTTGGTGGTATTTGTGAAATGGTTGCAGGACCAATTAGTGGTAAGTCGTCGGAagttcatttcaaaattttcaaacagatatatgaataaatctatgaaatatataaaatatcagtAGTATAGAGAATACCAGTATCATAGTATGATATTTTTATACTGCATTCTCACTGAATGAcaaacttaaggtattaggcccataatagtgTGCCAccgttttgaagagtattcagttcctaccataaacctactttgactgcaattttcaagcgggggagtggggggggggggggggcgtaggttcaagccccactgggaccaattttttcccccttttcttCCCtgttttctagtaagtttttacttctttcaagacttattattgttttattgtacaaaagtggaaaaaatcatttgataagcgactttttgctgttcaaagtgaatttacctctgaaacagaaggggtagagttagaagatatctttaaaaatgctGAGTTACATGCGACaaatgttctttattttgccttcattctttagattacatattgtggaagaaatgtaggtaggttttacttctgcctcaaggttatttttgaatgaattcGAAGTGAGCGAAATTCAGAACAGACctgcaggattcgaccttaatttttcaatgttggagttgaattctgtctcattaaatccgtttacttcaGGCACacttgaaaaatgatattgacagatttattttaagttttatataagtCAAAGTAACAGACCCTGGCTTTAGAATGTGATCCTGTTTTGCTTCCGAACACTTGTGCAAAGTATATAATATTTGCTATATATTTTCTGAGAAATCTTTCACATGCACATCTTCAACAACAATTTATAAGTTGAAATGAGGCATGGTTTTACCAATGAGTAAACAATCTAAAGAGTTTTATCATGTCACGAgctaacattttaaaataatcgAGACAAACTGACATACttgatatttatgtttcatttacTGTAATGATTACTATATCTATCACTctaactttttttatatattaaaagagcatggagacaaatattcagGCGTTGCACCGACGATGTGCCTCAGTAGTTTTTGTGTGTATTACAGGATACATCAGAGATGTAACAGGCTCATATACAGCAATATTTTACACATCAGCAGGGATAAATTTGTTTGCAGCAGTCCTTTTCCTTGTTGCACATGTCACAAGAAGAAGAGAAAGACAGGAATTAAAAAAGCGTACATCAGTGTTCTATCTGACTAGTTTTTAGACTTTCAAACCCTGTGTTTAATTTGCAAACTTACTTTTACTACGATATTTGTTACACATttcaaaaactgttaaaatatgtAACCGGTATGCTACAATGTCTTTCAAAGGTAAGCTGAATGCTGGCGGCCCGGATTCGATTCCCAGTCTAGCCTGTACTTTCCATTCGTTTAAGATACTGCTTGGCTTGCATCAGTATTTGCGTCGACTGGCGTCATGGTAGATAAATCTGACATAGACAGCGGGCTCGACTGGTAATAAGTGACACCGACAATCAGCgctaaataataaacaagaggactatgatggtcctgaatcgctcacctcttcccacatgacccatttttgagtatgacgtcgttttttctattatttgacatagtgacctagtttttgagcttatgtgacccagttttgaactttacctagatattatgaagataaaaattctgaccaattttcatgaagatccattaaaaatatggtctctagagaggtcacaaggtttttctattaattgacctattgacctagttttcgaaggcacatgacttagtttcgaacttgacctagatattatcaagatgaacattcagatcaattttcatgaagatccattgaaaaatatggcctctagagaggtcaaaagattttaataattttagacctactgacctagtttttgaccgcagttgacccagtttcaaacttgacctagatatcattaagatgaacattcagaccaatc
This DNA window, taken from Mercenaria mercenaria strain notata chromosome 19, MADL_Memer_1, whole genome shotgun sequence, encodes the following:
- the LOC123542457 gene encoding monocarboxylate transporter 12-like isoform X4 gives rise to the protein MDTESSKQRTGIRTCHDTFVLTSCCLATVLHTGFLHSIGVLFTDVMTTFNSTHAETAVIQSTAIGMSLCSSIFTGALINKIGLMVTGMLGNLVVSLSLMVCFFASSLTYLIIAIGVFSGFGFSCVYITSASAVSQHFSGRKRLLYLSVQTSGAGIGGMIYPFVIRYLSDLYGFRGSLLITGALVMNTVPGSILWKQHCNTSKSEEHTVVTNKIGEFQTRFQVQTEDNGENITIAKSKQTSTTEVSDSLYVSQYPVLLGEIKTKTVTVESSLARSPISKNSKGSKTLPIAIGMFRTLGGICEMVAGPISGYIRDVTGSYTAIFYTSAGINLFAAVLFLVAHVTRRRERQELKKRTSVFYLTSF
- the LOC123542457 gene encoding monocarboxylate transporter 12-like isoform X6 yields the protein MDTESSKQRTGIRTCHDTFVLTSCCLATVLHTGFLHSIGVLFTDVMTTFNSTHAETAVIQSTAIGMSLCSSIFTGALINKIGLMVTGMLGNLVVSLSLMVCFFASSLTYLIIAIGVFSGFGFSCVYITSASAVSQHFSGRKRLLYLSVQTSGAGIGGMIYPFVIRYLSDLYGFRGSLLITGALVMNTVPGSILWKQHCNTSKSEEHTVVTNKIGEFQTRFQVQTEDNGSKTLPIAIGMFRTLGGICEMVAGPISGYIRDVTGSYTAIFYTSAGINLFAAVLFLVAHVTRRRERQELKKRTSVFYLTSF
- the LOC123542457 gene encoding monocarboxylate transporter 12-like isoform X1, translating into MDTESSKQRTGIRTCHDTFVLTSCCLATVLHTGFLHSIGVLFTDVMTTFNSTHAETAVIQSTAIGMSLCSSIFTGALINKIGLMVTGMLGNLVVSLSLMVCFFASSLTYLIIAIGVFSGFGFSCVYITSASAVSQHFSGRKRLLYLSVQTSGAGIGGMIYPFVIRYLSDLYGFRGSLLITGALVMNTVPGSILWKQHCNTSKSEEHTVVTNKIGEFQTRFQVQTEDNGENITIAKSKQTSTTEVSDSLYVSQYPVLLGEIKTKTVTVESSLARSPISKNSKGDQKWFEIIKQLLLTKCLMFFAFGIVISFPALNSIRIFVADIYLDNGLTNEDVSLGLFLINVMSTLGRLFPGISLQSKRITPLVLPLLNAVMSAVLLFSFTLVKSHWLIIVLSGAVGILIGMNVSLFHLITLKFVGSKTLPIAIGMFRTLGGICEMVAGPISGYIRDVTGSYTAIFYTSAGINLFAAVLFLVAHVTRRRERQELKKRTSVFYLTSF
- the LOC123542457 gene encoding monocarboxylate transporter 12-like isoform X7, whose protein sequence is MDTESSKQRTGIRTCHDTFVLTSCCLATVLHTGFLHSIGVLFTDVMTTFNSTHAETAVIQSTAIGMSLCSSIFTGALINKIGLMVTGMLGNLVVSLSLMVCFFASSLTYLIIAIGVFSGFGFSCVYITSASAVSQHFSGRKRLLYLSVQTSGAGIGGMIYPFVIRYLSDLYGFRGSLLITGALVMNTVPGSILWKQHCNTSKSEEHTVVTNKIGSKTLPIAIGMFRTLGGICEMVAGPISGYIRDVTGSYTAIFYTSAGINLFAAVLFLVAHVTRRRERQELKKRTSVFYLTSF
- the LOC123542457 gene encoding monocarboxylate transporter 12-like isoform X2 produces the protein MDTESSKQRTGIRTCHDTFVLTSCCLATVLHTGFLHSIGVLFTDVMTTFNSTHAETAVIQSTAIGMSLCSSIFTGALINKIGLMVTGMLGNLVVSLSLMVCFFASSLTYLIIAIGVFSGFGFSCVYITSASAVSQHFSGRKSDLYGFRGSLLITGALVMNTVPGSILWKQHCNTSKSEEHTVVTNKIGEFQTRFQVQTEDNGENITIAKSKQTSTTEVSDSLYVSQYPVLLGEIKTKTVTVESSLARSPISKNSKGDQKWFEIIKQLLLTKCLMFFAFGIVISFPALNSIRIFVADIYLDNGLTNEDVSLGLFLINVMSTLGRLFPGISLQSKRITPLVLPLLNAVMSAVLLFSFTLVKSHWLIIVLSGAVGILIGMNVSLFHLITLKFVGSKTLPIAIGMFRTLGGICEMVAGPISGYIRDVTGSYTAIFYTSAGINLFAAVLFLVAHVTRRRERQELKKRTSVFYLTSF
- the LOC123542457 gene encoding monocarboxylate transporter 12-like isoform X3, which encodes MVTGMLGNLVVSLSLMVCFFASSLTYLIIAIGVFSGFGFSCVYITSASAVSQHFSGRKRLLYLSVQTSGAGIGGMIYPFVIRYLSDLYGFRGSLLITGALVMNTVPGSILWKQHCNTSKSEEHTVVTNKIGEFQTRFQVQTEDNGENITIAKSKQTSTTEVSDSLYVSQYPVLLGEIKTKTVTVESSLARSPISKNSKGDQKWFEIIKQLLLTKCLMFFAFGIVISFPALNSIRIFVADIYLDNGLTNEDVSLGLFLINVMSTLGRLFPGISLQSKRITPLVLPLLNAVMSAVLLFSFTLVKSHWLIIVLSGAVGILIGMNVSLFHLITLKFVGSKTLPIAIGMFRTLGGICEMVAGPISGYIRDVTGSYTAIFYTSAGINLFAAVLFLVAHVTRRRERQELKKRTSVFYLTSF
- the LOC123542457 gene encoding monocarboxylate transporter 12-like isoform X5, with translation MNTVPGSILWKQHCNTSKSEEHTVVTNKIGEFQTRFQVQTEDNGENITIAKSKQTSTTEVSDSLYVSQYPVLLGEIKTKTVTVESSLARSPISKNSKGDQKWFEIIKQLLLTKCLMFFAFGIVISFPALNSIRIFVADIYLDNGLTNEDVSLGLFLINVMSTLGRLFPGISLQSKRITPLVLPLLNAVMSAVLLFSFTLVKSHWLIIVLSGAVGILIGMNVSLFHLITLKFVGSKTLPIAIGMFRTLGGICEMVAGPISGYIRDVTGSYTAIFYTSAGINLFAAVLFLVAHVTRRRERQELKKRTSVFYLTSF